A segment of the Halostella salina genome:
TCGACGCGGTCTGCATCGCGCCCGGGAGCCGGTCGACGCCGCTCACGATGGCCTTTGCACGCAACGACGACGTGCGGGTCTACTCGCATCTGGACGAGCGCTCAGCGGCGTACTTCGCGCTGGGGCGCGCTCGCCGGACGGGCGAGGTGACGCCGCTGGTCTGCACCTCCGGCACCGCCGCCGCGAACTTCCACCCGGCCGTCATCGAGGCCAGCCAGGCGCGCGTCCCGCTGCTCCTGCTCACTGCCGACCGCCCGCCCGAACTGCGGGACAGCGGCGCGAACCAGACCGTCGACCAGACGAAGCTGTACGGCGACGCCGTCCGCTGGTTCCGCGAACTGCCAGAACCGGAAGCGGCGGGCCGCACCCTCCGCTCGCTCCGGACGACGGCGGCCCGCGCGCTCGCCGAGGCGACCGGGACGCCCGCCGGCCCGGTCCACCTCAACTGCCCGTTCCGGAAGCGGCTGGAACCGCCCGAGGGAACCGAGAACGAGGACCGCCGGACGGCCGCACCCGAGCGCCCGCACGTCCGGACGACTGCCGGCCGGCCGGCGCTCTCCGACGACCGCGTCGCCGACCTCGCCGCGGCCGTCTCGGACGCGGACCGCGGCCTCGTCGTCGCGGGGCCGGCCGACGACGCAGCGCCCGAGCCGGGGACCGTCGCCGACTTCGCCGAGACGACCGGGTTCCCGGTGCTCGCCGACCCGCTGTCCGGCGTGCGGTACGGGCCACACGTCGACGACGCGCCGGTGCTCGGCGGCTACGACAGTTTCGTCGACCCGGCAGTGACCGACGACTGGCCGGACCCGGATCTCGTCGTGCGAGTCGGCGCGTCGCCCACGTCCAAGCCCCTGCGGAAGTACCTCCGACGAACCGGCCCGCGCCAGTTCGTCGTCGATCCGGCCGGGGGCTGGCGCGAGGCGGAGTTCGCGGCGACGGACCTCGTCGTCGCCGACCCGGGGCGACTGCTCGACGCCCTCGCCGACCGCGTCGACGACGGTGCCGACGCCGGCTGGCGCGAGCGCTGGACCGCCGCCGAGGACCGGCACTGGGCCACCGTCGCGGACGCCCGCGGCGAGCGCCGGTTCGAGGGCGACGTGCTGGCGACTGTCGTCGAGGACGCACCCGACCCCGCGACGCTGTTCGTGTCGAACAGCATGCCGGTCCGGGACCTGGACCGCTTCGGCGCGCCGTGGGCGGCCGACCTGACCGTCCTCGGCAACCGCGGCGCGAGCGGCATCGACGGCATCGTCAGCACGGCGCTGGGAGCCGGGAGCGCGACGGCCGACCCGCTCGTGCTGGTGACGGGCGACCTCGCCTTCTACCACGACATGAACGGCCTGCTCGCGGTCGGGCGCTGCGGCGTCGACGCCACGGTCGTCGTCGTGAACAACGACGGCGGCGGTATCTTCCACATGCTCCCGGTCGAGGCCTTCGATCCCCCGTTCACCGAGCAGTTCAAGACGCCCCACGGGCTGGACTTCGCGCCCGCCGCGGAGCTGTACGGGCTGGAGTTCGTCCGCGCCCGGGACCGGGACGCGTTCCGCGAGGCCTACCGGGCGTCGCTCGACAGCGGTGGGACGCAGGTGATCGAAGTCCCGTTCGACGCCGAGCGGAGCCACCGCGAGCGCGAGGCGATCCGCGACGCCGTCGTCGCTGACCTGGCCTGATCACGGGCTGAGCGCCCGTTCGAGGCCGACAGCGAAGGCGAACAGCGACCACGCCCCGCCGACGGCCGCCACCGCGGCCAGCGAGAACGGGTCGGCCGAGAGCGCGACGACGCCGAGCGGCGCGAGCACGCTCCAGACGCCGAACAGGACGGTGCCGAGCGGCGGGACGGTGAGGAGGTAGCCGGTGACCAGCAGCGTACAGCCGCCGACGACCAGCCGGGCGAGCAGCGGGAATGCCGGGAGGAACGTGCTGGCGACCATCACCGGGTAGAGGAACAGCATGCCGGCGAGGAACATCACGCGGTCGGGCGTGAGCGGCACCCTGACCCGGTCCTCGCGCGCCGCCGCCTGGCCCCAGTCCCGAACGGCATAGGACGACGACTCCTCCCGGCCCGTGCGTTCCCGGTAGAACTGCTGGCGGCGGCTGGAGCGCGACTGGCCGCCGGCGGCGGTCGCCCCGCGTTCGCCCGCGGTCGACCGGTCCTCGCGTCGGTCGGTCGCAGTTCCGTCGTCGCTCCCGAAGCCGGTCGCCTCGTCGGTCGCCCACTGCTCGGCGGCGTCGCTCGGATCCGTTGAGCCATTCGAATCCGTCGAGTCGGCCGAATTCGTCGCGTCGGCGGCGTCCTCGCGCTCGGCCGTCCACGGCGACTGCTCGGTTCCGGCGGCGTTGCCGCCGTGGATGTGGCGGACGTACGCGTCGTGGCCGAGGCGGTCGTAGCGGGCGCGCTCGTCGGCATTGCCCAGCACCTCCTCGGCGCGGGTCACCTCGCGGAACCGCTCGCTCGCGTCGGGCGCGTCGCTCACGTCCGGGTGGGTCTCCTTGACCTTCTCGCGGTAGGCGTCCTCGATCTCGTCCTGCGAGGCGTCGCGCCCGACCCCGAGCACGTCGTAGTACGTCTCCGCCATGCGGCGCTTCCCGGCCTGTTGCCGCCGCGGTGACAAAAGCGCCCCGGCCATCCGACGGGCGCGACCCGACGAACGTCGTCACGGCCGCGAGTGGCGTCGCGACGTGCGGCCGCGACGGGAGTGAGCAAACGCGGTGGGTTTGCGAACTCCGTCGCGGTCGTGAGGCGAGCGAAGCGAGGCGGGCGACCGCGACGGGAACCTATTTTTCCCTGCCGGCCCGACTCCCGGGAAACGATGGTTTCGGAACTGATGGCCGACGAGCGCTGGGAGCCGGTCGAGCGGTTCGACTTCGACGACATCACCTATCACCGCGCGGTCGACGTGGACGCGGTGCGGATCGCCTTCGACCGCCCCGCGGTGCGCAACGCCTTCCGCCCCGGCACGGTCGACGAACTGTACGACGCGCTGGACCACGCCCGCCGGCAGACCGACGTGGGCTGCGTCCTGCTCACCGGCAACGGCCCGTCGCCGAAGGACGGCGGCTGGGCGTTCTGCTCGGGCGGCGACCAGACGATCCGCGGCGAGGACGGCTACCAGTACGAGGGCGACGAGGAAGGAGCCTC
Coding sequences within it:
- the menD gene encoding 2-succinyl-5-enolpyruvyl-6-hydroxy-3-cyclohexene-1-carboxylic-acid synthase, which translates into the protein MTAAEHNEAWADALVAELAAGGVDAVCIAPGSRSTPLTMAFARNDDVRVYSHLDERSAAYFALGRARRTGEVTPLVCTSGTAAANFHPAVIEASQARVPLLLLTADRPPELRDSGANQTVDQTKLYGDAVRWFRELPEPEAAGRTLRSLRTTAARALAEATGTPAGPVHLNCPFRKRLEPPEGTENEDRRTAAPERPHVRTTAGRPALSDDRVADLAAAVSDADRGLVVAGPADDAAPEPGTVADFAETTGFPVLADPLSGVRYGPHVDDAPVLGGYDSFVDPAVTDDWPDPDLVVRVGASPTSKPLRKYLRRTGPRQFVVDPAGGWREAEFAATDLVVADPGRLLDALADRVDDGADAGWRERWTAAEDRHWATVADARGERRFEGDVLATVVEDAPDPATLFVSNSMPVRDLDRFGAPWAADLTVLGNRGASGIDGIVSTALGAGSATADPLVLVTGDLAFYHDMNGLLAVGRCGVDATVVVVNNDGGGIFHMLPVEAFDPPFTEQFKTPHGLDFAPAAELYGLEFVRARDRDAFREAYRASLDSGGTQVIEVPFDAERSHREREAIRDAVVADLA
- a CDS encoding DnaJ domain-containing protein, whose product is MAGALLSPRRQQAGKRRMAETYYDVLGVGRDASQDEIEDAYREKVKETHPDVSDAPDASERFREVTRAEEVLGNADERARYDRLGHDAYVRHIHGGNAAGTEQSPWTAEREDAADATNSADSTDSNGSTDPSDAAEQWATDEATGFGSDDGTATDRREDRSTAGERGATAAGGQSRSSRRQQFYRERTGREESSSYAVRDWGQAAAREDRVRVPLTPDRVMFLAGMLFLYPVMVASTFLPAFPLLARLVVGGCTLLVTGYLLTVPPLGTVLFGVWSVLAPLGVVALSADPFSLAAVAAVGGAWSLFAFAVGLERALSP